The following proteins come from a genomic window of Paenibacillus swuensis:
- a CDS encoding ABC transporter ATP-binding protein, giving the protein MSFVTRLQWFFKERWGYYALAITLMAGVSLLTIVPPKLIGNTVDRIREGDLTSAGLTQTVLLLIGLSLLLYVMTYVWITTLFGNSALIEKLLRGRFLAHMTRMTPAFFQRNSTGQLMALATNDILAIGQTSGYGVMTLVNTLVGASVVIITMISLVSFKLMIAALIPLPLLAFVISKIGKQVRTRFLAAQASFGRMNDHALESISGIRVIRSYVQENDDVNAFDEVTSDVMEKNKRVSFLNAMFQPLISLIVGVSYSIGIGYGSYLVLEGEITLGQLISFNIYLGMLIWPMISFGEFINVIQRGSASADRLDDALTQKRDLIDAAKPVAVEVPTSIEMRRLTFTYPTANQPSLRDVSFTLERGQTLGIVGKTGSGKSTLLKQLLRQYPVEPEQLFVAGHPVEQIAIDQVKRWVAYVPQEHLLLSKSIRDNIALGKPDATPEEIARAVEMASFTEDISHMPEGLRTIVGENGVMLSGGQKQRLAIARALLIDSDILLLDDALSAVDARTEARILHHIRLERTGKTTLISTHRLSAVSHANWILVLNDGRVVEEGTHEELMLFGGWYKEQWERQQMEASLEE; this is encoded by the coding sequence AGCTCATCGGAAACACGGTCGACCGAATTCGGGAAGGGGATCTGACCTCCGCGGGACTTACACAAACGGTGCTTCTGCTCATCGGGTTATCCCTGTTGCTTTATGTCATGACGTATGTGTGGATCACCACCTTGTTCGGGAACTCGGCATTGATCGAGAAGCTGTTGCGGGGGCGTTTTCTGGCGCATATGACGCGGATGACACCCGCATTCTTCCAACGCAACAGCACAGGCCAGCTGATGGCGCTTGCGACGAACGATATTCTGGCCATCGGACAAACTTCGGGGTACGGGGTCATGACGCTGGTGAACACGCTGGTGGGCGCCTCGGTGGTCATCATTACGATGATCTCTCTGGTGAGCTTCAAGCTGATGATCGCGGCGCTCATTCCGTTGCCGCTCTTGGCTTTCGTCATCAGCAAAATCGGCAAGCAGGTCCGCACCCGATTCCTGGCGGCACAGGCTTCGTTCGGACGCATGAATGACCACGCGCTGGAATCGATCTCCGGCATTCGCGTCATCCGCTCCTACGTGCAGGAGAATGATGATGTGAACGCGTTTGATGAGGTTACCTCCGATGTGATGGAGAAGAACAAGCGGGTTTCGTTCCTGAACGCGATGTTCCAACCGCTGATTTCGCTGATTGTGGGCGTGAGTTACTCTATCGGCATCGGGTATGGGTCTTACCTGGTGCTGGAAGGCGAGATTACACTGGGTCAGCTCATTTCCTTCAACATCTACTTGGGCATGTTGATTTGGCCGATGATCTCGTTTGGCGAGTTTATTAATGTGATTCAGCGCGGCAGCGCCTCGGCGGATCGCCTGGATGATGCGCTGACGCAGAAGCGGGACTTGATAGACGCGGCGAAACCCGTAGCGGTGGAGGTGCCGACATCCATCGAGATGCGGCGGCTGACCTTCACCTACCCGACGGCGAATCAACCGAGCCTCCGGGACGTGTCCTTCACGCTCGAGCGCGGACAAACTCTGGGGATTGTCGGGAAGACCGGCAGCGGCAAGAGTACGCTGCTCAAGCAGTTGCTGCGGCAATATCCGGTGGAGCCGGAGCAGTTGTTCGTCGCGGGGCATCCGGTCGAGCAGATTGCCATCGACCAGGTGAAGCGCTGGGTCGCGTACGTGCCGCAGGAGCATCTGCTCCTGTCGAAGTCGATCCGCGACAACATCGCGCTCGGCAAGCCGGATGCGACGCCGGAGGAGATCGCCCGCGCCGTGGAAATGGCCTCCTTCACGGAGGACATTTCCCACATGCCGGAAGGGCTGCGGACGATCGTCGGCGAGAACGGCGTGATGCTCTCCGGCGGCCAGAAGCAGCGGCTGGCGATTGCCCGGGCGCTGCTCATCGACTCGGACATCCTGCTGCTGGATGACGCGTTATCGGCTGTGGATGCCCGGACGGAGGCCCGCATCCTGCATCACATCCGGCTGGAGCGCACAGGCAAGACGACGCTCATCTCCACGCACCGTTTGTCCGCCGTCAGCCATGCGAACTGGATTCTCGTGCTGAATGACGGGCGGGTTGTGGAAGAAGGGACGCATGAAGAGCTGATGCTGTTCGGAGGCTGGTACAAAGAGCAGTGGGAACGTCAACAGATGGAAGCGAGTCTGGAAGAATAG
- a CDS encoding ABC transporter ATP-binding protein, protein MKNPSQQSTARRLIGYALDYKFKIIGALLILCVAVGAELGGPYITKTIIDKHLAPAGGGDIGAILGLLGLYMGLLLLASLGNFTQSYLLQSTALQIIKNMRMDLMRHIQRIPLKYFDNTPIGQIVSRIANDTEAVRDLFMSFMATFVVSFVQLTGIFIALFILDVRLALFCLLLPPLFAVIMVVHLKYSKVFITIMRARLSDMNAMINESIVVMPIIQAFRRENVTLDEFEVLNKDRYVNQVKQFRVFSLSSRNIVGTIGSLVTAAVIWYFGRESLVATISFGVFYAFIDYLGRIFQPIIGIFDQLTNAQRAFVSAEKVFTIMDMEGAEVEKKGTVARPQGIVKFDNVTFGYKEGEPVLKGISFEARKGETIALVGHTGSGKSSIINLLLGFYEPGSGEISVDGRDITTYSKQALRKHMGIVLQDPYLFAGDIKFNVSLYNDEITLEQVKRALSDVGAAPFVEQLPQGYDEPVVERGSTLSSGQRQLISFARALAFDPSILILDEATASIDSETEGLIQQALGVVSAGRTTLIIAHRLSTIREADQILVLHRGEIVERGNHEALMALQGRYFKMYQLQKGESVSAI, encoded by the coding sequence ATGAAGAATCCATCACAGCAGTCCACTGCGAGAAGGCTGATCGGGTACGCGCTGGATTATAAGTTCAAGATTATCGGCGCATTGCTAATCCTATGCGTTGCCGTCGGCGCGGAGCTGGGCGGGCCGTATATTACGAAGACGATTATCGACAAGCATCTGGCGCCTGCTGGCGGGGGCGATATCGGTGCGATCCTGGGTCTGCTTGGGCTGTACATGGGGCTGTTGCTGCTCGCCAGTTTAGGCAACTTTACACAATCTTATTTGCTGCAATCCACTGCGCTGCAGATTATTAAGAACATGCGCATGGATTTGATGCGGCATATTCAGCGGATTCCGCTGAAGTATTTTGACAATACGCCGATTGGTCAGATTGTGTCCCGGATTGCCAATGATACCGAAGCGGTACGCGATCTGTTCATGAGCTTCATGGCTACGTTCGTCGTGAGTTTCGTGCAGTTGACCGGGATTTTCATCGCGCTGTTCATTCTGGATGTGCGTCTGGCGCTGTTTTGTTTGCTGTTGCCGCCCCTGTTCGCGGTCATCATGGTTGTTCATCTGAAGTATTCCAAAGTCTTCATAACCATCATGCGGGCCCGGCTCAGCGACATGAATGCGATGATTAACGAGTCCATCGTGGTGATGCCGATTATTCAGGCTTTTCGGCGGGAGAACGTGACCCTGGATGAGTTTGAAGTGCTGAATAAAGACCGGTATGTCAACCAAGTGAAGCAGTTTCGGGTGTTTTCCCTGTCCTCGCGGAACATCGTGGGAACGATCGGCAGTCTGGTGACGGCGGCGGTGATCTGGTATTTTGGCCGGGAATCATTGGTGGCTACGATCTCGTTTGGCGTGTTCTATGCGTTCATTGACTATCTGGGCAGGATATTTCAGCCGATTATCGGGATTTTCGATCAGTTGACGAATGCGCAGAGAGCTTTTGTATCCGCGGAGAAAGTGTTCACGATCATGGACATGGAAGGCGCCGAAGTGGAGAAGAAGGGGACTGTGGCGCGGCCGCAAGGGATTGTGAAGTTCGACAATGTCACCTTTGGCTACAAAGAGGGGGAGCCGGTGTTGAAAGGCATCTCCTTCGAGGCTCGCAAGGGCGAGACGATCGCGCTGGTCGGTCACACAGGTTCGGGCAAAAGCTCCATCATCAACCTCCTGCTAGGGTTCTATGAGCCGGGGAGCGGGGAAATTTCGGTGGATGGCCGGGATATCACGACCTATTCGAAGCAAGCGCTGCGCAAGCATATGGGGATTGTGCTGCAGGATCCGTATCTGTTCGCGGGCGATATCAAGTTTAATGTGAGCTTGTACAATGACGAGATTACGCTGGAGCAGGTGAAGAGGGCGCTCTCGGATGTCGGCGCGGCTCCGTTCGTGGAGCAGCTGCCGCAAGGATACGATGAGCCGGTGGTGGAGCGGGGTTCTACGCTGTCTTCGGGGCAGCGGCAGCTCATCTCGTTCGCGCGGGCGCTCGCGTTCGACCCGTCGATCCTCATTCTCGATGAGGCGACGGCCAGCATCGACAGTGAGACCGAGGGGCTCATCCAGCAGGCGCTGGGGGTTGTCAGCGCGGGCCGCACCACGCTGATCATCGCGCACCGGTTGTCCACGATTCGGGAAGCGGACCAGATACTCGTGCTCCATCGCGGCGAAATTGTGGAGCGCGGCAACCACGAGGCGTTGATGGCGCTGCAAGGACGCTACTTTAAGATGTACCAGCTGCAGAAGGGCGAATCGGTATCGGCGATCTAG
- a CDS encoding putative quinol monooxygenase produces MITLQAHMTIDPAFREEFLEKVKVLIAASQAEPGNISYGLYEYVEKSNRFVMIEEWEDEAAIQEHNQSPHFAEFMKFAPEALAAPVEIKRSIIQ; encoded by the coding sequence ATGATTACTTTACAAGCACACATGACGATTGATCCGGCGTTTCGTGAGGAGTTTCTGGAGAAAGTAAAGGTGCTGATTGCGGCCTCTCAAGCGGAGCCAGGCAATATCAGCTACGGACTTTACGAGTATGTGGAGAAGTCCAACCGGTTTGTCATGATTGAAGAGTGGGAAGATGAAGCGGCGATTCAGGAGCATAATCAGTCGCCTCATTTTGCCGAGTTTATGAAGTTTGCGCCTGAAGCTCTTGCGGCACCTGTCGAAATTAAACGCTCAATTATCCAATAA
- a CDS encoding NADPH-dependent oxidoreductase — translation MNEVNEVINTLMNHRSIRNYTDEPVTEEQLNLIMDAVQAAPTSINGQQVTVISIQNPERKAKVAELVGNQAWVAQAPVFLLFCADFNRTKIAADLNDEKLGITDGIESVIVGAENVGLAMGNAIAAAESLGLGIVPIGGARMNPQDLVELLNIPPYVFPVCGLVVGHPADASAQKPRLPQAAVFHREQYNNDLEGIIKEYDEQISEYMSKRTGGKETRTWSKSVSSIYNRIYYPNVRAMLEKQGFKFN, via the coding sequence ATGAACGAAGTCAATGAAGTGATCAACACGTTAATGAATCACCGTTCGATACGCAACTACACCGATGAACCGGTGACGGAAGAACAGCTCAACCTGATTATGGATGCGGTGCAAGCGGCGCCTACTTCCATAAATGGACAACAGGTAACGGTCATCTCCATCCAAAATCCGGAACGCAAAGCGAAGGTAGCCGAATTGGTGGGAAATCAGGCATGGGTTGCGCAGGCCCCGGTGTTTTTGCTATTCTGCGCTGACTTTAACCGCACGAAGATCGCCGCGGACTTAAATGACGAGAAGCTTGGCATTACAGACGGCATCGAATCAGTCATCGTCGGAGCCGAGAATGTTGGTTTGGCCATGGGGAACGCCATCGCGGCGGCTGAGTCGCTGGGCTTGGGTATTGTTCCGATCGGCGGCGCGCGGATGAATCCGCAGGATCTGGTGGAGCTGCTGAATATTCCTCCTTACGTGTTCCCGGTTTGCGGACTTGTTGTCGGACATCCGGCTGATGCATCCGCACAAAAACCCCGTTTGCCGCAGGCGGCGGTGTTCCACAGAGAACAGTACAATAACGATCTGGAAGGCATCATTAAGGAGTATGATGAGCAAATCTCGGAGTACATGAGCAAACGTACCGGCGGCAAGGAAACACGCACTTGGTCTAAGAGCGTATCTTCGATCTATAACCGGATCTACTATCCGAATGTGCGGGCGATGCTGGAGAAACAAGGCTTTAAGTTTAACTAA
- a CDS encoding organic hydroperoxide resistance protein — MEKLYTATVTATGGRDGKVVSSDSHLNLDVRMPKELGGQGGAATNPEQLFAAGYAACFESALNLVCRTKKIKVEGTEVTAHVTIGKDTDGGFKLEAKLDITVKGVERAVAEELVQAAHQVCPYSKATRGNIDVELNVV; from the coding sequence ATGGAAAAATTATATACAGCAACGGTAACGGCAACAGGCGGCAGAGACGGTAAAGTGGTATCCAGCGACAGCCATCTGAATCTGGATGTTCGGATGCCTAAGGAACTGGGAGGCCAAGGCGGCGCGGCTACGAATCCCGAGCAATTGTTCGCGGCGGGGTATGCGGCATGCTTTGAGAGCGCACTGAACCTGGTGTGCAGAACGAAGAAGATCAAAGTAGAAGGCACCGAAGTGACAGCTCATGTAACGATTGGGAAAGACACGGACGGCGGCTTCAAGCTGGAAGCTAAATTAGACATCACGGTGAAAGGTGTAGAACGTGCCGTGGCGGAGGAGCTTGTACAAGCGGCCCATCAGGTTTGTCCTTACTCTAAAGCGACGCGCGGTAACATCGATGTGGAATTGAATGTAGTTTAA
- a CDS encoding cupin domain-containing protein, protein MTDVAYAGEELIDPIRRQRIVFRKTAKDTNGDLVEVEAFYQPSSVAPPAHLHPQQEERFKVLSGSITVRLNAQENIYCAGETFFIPIGVAHEMWNGSEDETRLLWQTRPAMHTDDFLEVMWGLAQEGKTNKAGVPHILQLAVIMQKYRQEFRLTKPPLIVQKIVFALLAPLGRLCGYGATRTLKGK, encoded by the coding sequence GTGACAGATGTGGCATATGCAGGTGAAGAATTAATTGACCCGATCAGGAGGCAACGCATTGTCTTCCGCAAAACGGCAAAGGATACTAATGGAGATTTAGTAGAGGTTGAGGCCTTCTATCAACCATCCTCGGTAGCACCACCCGCGCACCTTCACCCTCAACAGGAGGAACGTTTCAAAGTCCTGTCCGGTAGCATTACTGTACGTTTGAATGCTCAAGAGAATATCTATTGCGCGGGCGAAACATTTTTCATTCCTATCGGTGTCGCACATGAAATGTGGAATGGCAGTGAAGACGAGACCCGCCTGCTCTGGCAGACGCGGCCCGCAATGCACACAGATGACTTCTTGGAGGTAATGTGGGGTCTCGCACAAGAAGGTAAAACCAATAAAGCAGGAGTACCACACATCTTACAACTCGCGGTCATTATGCAAAAGTATCGTCAAGAATTTCGTCTGACCAAGCCTCCGCTCATTGTTCAGAAAATCGTTTTCGCTCTCCTGGCACCTCTGGGAAGGCTCTGTGGCTATGGTGCGACACGAACTCTAAAAGGTAAATAA
- a CDS encoding TetR/AcrR family transcriptional regulator has translation MVYKKKIDQDMLVKSTFELLEREGVEAISMRRLATLLDVRASSLYNHFREKSALLSAVAEKGLLLLAKELERASSLANSDPRRQIYAMGMTYREWALQHPQLYRLLFTDTPPIEDISSSSPIAAFAPVLTATGKLVGQSQAASATQAIWAFVHGHVLLELTGHLQQCIPVEGLQLGLKCFVQGLGR, from the coding sequence ATGGTATACAAAAAAAAGATCGATCAAGACATGTTGGTAAAGAGCACGTTTGAGTTATTGGAGCGCGAAGGAGTTGAGGCTATTTCTATGCGTCGGCTGGCTACGCTGTTAGATGTACGCGCCTCCTCACTCTATAATCATTTTCGTGAGAAGTCGGCATTACTCAGTGCTGTCGCAGAAAAAGGGCTGTTACTCTTGGCAAAAGAATTGGAGAGGGCATCTTCCCTAGCAAATTCAGACCCGCGTCGCCAGATCTATGCAATGGGTATGACCTATCGTGAATGGGCACTTCAACATCCACAACTTTACAGGCTCCTCTTCACGGACACACCGCCGATTGAGGATATCTCGTCTTCATCCCCCATCGCGGCTTTTGCTCCTGTACTGACTGCTACGGGGAAACTGGTCGGACAGTCACAAGCTGCATCTGCGACGCAGGCGATCTGGGCTTTTGTACATGGCCATGTGTTGCTCGAATTGACGGGGCATTTGCAGCAATGCATTCCGGTTGAAGGCTTACAGCTTGGACTGAAATGTTTTGTTCAAGGACTAGGCCGCTAA
- a CDS encoding GNAT family N-acetyltransferase, with protein MGLGKTLLKWGVEKLKTFGCTTVAIWVLRENPNAILFLKSNALFVMG; from the coding sequence ATTGGCCTTGGAAAGACGCTCCTAAAATGGGGTGTAGAAAAACTAAAAACCTTTGGATGCACTACAGTAGCAATCTGGGTGTTAAGGGAAAACCCTAATGCCATCCTTTTTTTGAAAAGCAATGCTTTGTTCGTGATGGGATAG
- a CDS encoding MGMT family protein produces MQPFTQRVVEVIRAIPPGRVMTYGQVAGEAGSPRAARQVVRILHSMSAKYELPWHRVVNVKGEIAIQEDESRFLQIAILTEEGVDIDSNGRIDLEKYRASVPHFDTKYN; encoded by the coding sequence ATGCAACCTTTCACTCAACGTGTGGTGGAGGTCATTCGCGCCATTCCGCCGGGACGCGTGATGACGTACGGACAAGTGGCCGGAGAGGCGGGCAGCCCGCGTGCCGCAAGACAAGTGGTACGAATCCTGCACAGTATGAGCGCTAAATACGAGTTACCCTGGCACCGGGTCGTTAATGTCAAAGGCGAGATTGCCATCCAAGAGGATGAATCCCGATTCCTGCAAATCGCCATACTGACAGAAGAGGGCGTGGACATCGACAGCAACGGCCGGATTGACCTGGAGAAATATCGAGCGAGTGTTCCACATTTTGACACCAAATATAATTAG
- a CDS encoding DUF1540 domain-containing protein, translating to MMENPKVKCSVDNCSYWEEGNNCVAETIMIEINAHAHAELPEGTRDEQYDSHHTDHAAGVKDTCCHTFKERVH from the coding sequence ATGATGGAAAATCCAAAAGTGAAATGCAGCGTAGACAACTGTTCCTACTGGGAAGAAGGCAATAATTGTGTTGCTGAGACCATTATGATCGAGATCAACGCCCATGCCCATGCGGAATTACCGGAAGGCACACGGGACGAGCAGTATGACTCGCATCATACCGACCATGCGGCAGGCGTGAAAGATACTTGTTGCCACACGTTTAAAGAACGGGTGCACTAA
- a CDS encoding MFS transporter, with product MGKRWVNSPAMYAMGMLAMMIPSSAFNAFYNYYYVEKLGLGIAMATAARMIFLIWDAVNQPIFGYLSDRTNTRWGRRRPWIVGAIPFFMLTFVMVFTVPAGLSGYGLFLWFVIALVLYEAVATVLWINYGALFPEIFKGDRLRAKASAVQQGYQIVAILIGTALTPLLFGVMGFSRMSVLYAVVFALIMGLCVYNIKEDEEVRKIPPMPLKEAFLETLKNKPFWIFNISNSFAQTVNGLVSSMIPFYAKYVLRIPEWQVSILLASIFVSVIPLVGVWYWMMRRMDPLKAWRLSLLVYAFSVVPLWFGTGLISGILAGVLVGFGLAGFLVTPPVVSSMLIDEDFDRTGRRREGMYTAMGGFITRSSGLIAALAFLFVGLMFGYESGEKPGPNPEMTFQVLICLVPLGLLAIAYVISLGVRMEGRTADVKTTDSHHQL from the coding sequence ATGGGCAAAAGATGGGTGAACAGCCCCGCGATGTATGCCATGGGGATGCTGGCGATGATGATTCCAAGCTCGGCTTTCAACGCTTTCTATAACTACTATTATGTTGAGAAATTGGGGCTGGGGATCGCCATGGCGACGGCTGCCCGCATGATCTTCCTCATCTGGGACGCGGTCAACCAGCCTATATTCGGTTATCTGTCGGATCGCACAAACACCCGTTGGGGACGAAGAAGACCGTGGATTGTGGGGGCGATCCCCTTTTTCATGCTGACGTTCGTGATGGTGTTTACGGTGCCTGCGGGGTTGTCCGGATACGGGCTATTCCTCTGGTTTGTGATTGCGCTTGTGCTGTATGAGGCGGTGGCCACGGTGCTCTGGATCAATTACGGGGCGCTGTTCCCTGAGATCTTCAAGGGCGACAGGCTGCGCGCCAAAGCATCCGCGGTACAGCAAGGTTACCAGATTGTCGCGATTCTCATCGGTACGGCGTTGACACCTCTTTTGTTCGGCGTAATGGGGTTTAGCAGGATGTCCGTGCTCTATGCGGTTGTCTTTGCTTTGATCATGGGGCTCTGCGTGTATAACATTAAAGAGGATGAAGAGGTGCGGAAGATCCCGCCGATGCCTCTGAAAGAAGCTTTTCTGGAAACGTTGAAAAATAAGCCGTTCTGGATTTTCAATATCTCGAACTCTTTTGCCCAGACCGTGAATGGCTTGGTCTCCTCCATGATTCCGTTCTATGCCAAATATGTGCTTCGCATCCCGGAGTGGCAAGTGTCCATTCTGCTCGCCTCCATCTTCGTGTCCGTGATTCCGCTGGTGGGCGTCTGGTATTGGATGATGCGGCGTATGGATCCGTTGAAGGCTTGGCGGTTGTCGCTTCTCGTTTATGCGTTTTCGGTGGTGCCTCTGTGGTTCGGAACGGGGCTGATCAGCGGGATTCTCGCCGGGGTGCTTGTTGGTTTCGGCCTTGCCGGATTTCTGGTAACGCCGCCGGTTGTCAGCAGTATGCTGATAGATGAGGATTTCGACCGCACCGGGCGCAGACGTGAGGGGATGTATACCGCGATGGGCGGGTTTATCACCCGTTCGAGCGGATTGATCGCGGCGTTGGCTTTTCTGTTTGTAGGTTTGATGTTCGGCTATGAGAGCGGGGAGAAGCCCGGTCCGAATCCGGAAATGACCTTTCAGGTGCTCATCTGCTTGGTGCCGCTGGGTTTGCTGGCTATCGCGTATGTCATCTCATTAGGAGTTCGGATGGAGGGAAGGACGGCGGATGTCAAAACAACGGATTCTCATCATCAATTGTGA
- a CDS encoding polysaccharide deacetylase family protein, with product MSKQRILIINCDDFGQSAATNQAIMHLLEEGKVSSATIMVPAPGFEEAAAWCRRRNQPNIGLHLTLTSEFEAIRWRSLTGHPSLHGEDGTMHRTCEAFERRADAGAVMRELEAQYRLLAGYGFPVSHADNHMGSLYGVATGRSFIPQVLWKCARWGLPFRLFRKIDPSDTLLAGIPGAEGAVAKASALAGVLGVAIPDYLLSHTFGIEEGETYESFKQMMITKMYNLPEGISETYIHPGVENPVMQRSIPHWAKRVWEYRLLLEDDFTYAIQDAGVTLANYGHVAKYGRSSRWQSASSLMRGLLKK from the coding sequence ATGTCAAAACAACGGATTCTCATCATCAATTGTGACGATTTCGGCCAAAGCGCTGCGACGAATCAAGCCATCATGCACCTTCTGGAGGAGGGCAAAGTGTCCTCTGCCACCATCATGGTGCCCGCGCCGGGATTCGAGGAAGCGGCGGCATGGTGCCGCCGGAGGAATCAGCCCAACATCGGGCTGCATCTGACGCTCACGAGCGAGTTCGAAGCGATTCGCTGGCGGAGTCTGACCGGTCACCCCTCGCTTCACGGGGAGGACGGGACGATGCACCGAACGTGCGAAGCGTTCGAACGACGTGCCGATGCGGGGGCGGTGATGCGGGAACTGGAGGCGCAGTACCGGTTGCTGGCCGGTTATGGGTTTCCCGTCAGCCATGCGGATAACCATATGGGCAGCTTGTACGGCGTAGCGACGGGGAGAAGCTTCATCCCGCAGGTGCTGTGGAAATGCGCCCGATGGGGGCTTCCCTTCCGGTTATTTCGGAAAATCGATCCGTCGGATACGCTGTTGGCCGGCATCCCGGGAGCGGAAGGAGCCGTGGCGAAGGCTTCGGCGCTGGCGGGCGTGCTGGGTGTGGCGATTCCGGATTATCTTTTGTCCCATACGTTCGGTATAGAAGAGGGAGAAACCTACGAGAGCTTTAAGCAGATGATGATCACGAAGATGTACAACCTTCCCGAGGGAATCAGTGAAACTTACATCCACCCGGGTGTCGAGAACCCGGTCATGCAGCGTTCCATCCCGCATTGGGCCAAAAGAGTGTGGGAATACCGTCTTCTCCTGGAGGACGATTTCACCTACGCGATACAGGATGCAGGGGTAACGCTGGCTAACTATGGCCATGTCGCCAAGTATGGCAGATCCTCCCGGTGGCAGTCGGCAAGCAGTCTTATGCGAGGGTTGTTGAAGAAATAG
- a CDS encoding SDR family oxidoreductase: protein MQEKRKIAVVTGASGGMGRATAGLLAAEHGMKVFLVARSADKGQAAVDDVNRLSGRDDAELLVCDLASFASIRAAAAELSSRCERIDVLINNAGVVTLRREETEDGFERQLGVNHLGHFLFTGLLFPLLKRSPAGRLVIISSGAHKIGRMNYGDPGMNKSYTVWNAYGRSKIANLWFMKELAGRLSGTSVTVNAVHPGAVATQLGVDRRTGFGAMVHKLLRPFFQTPELGSATAVYVATSPEVAGKSGLYWYKMRPEPVSNLAESAEEAKRFWAWSEEATGFRWDA from the coding sequence ATGCAGGAAAAGCGAAAAATCGCCGTGGTTACAGGCGCGAGCGGAGGCATGGGCCGGGCGACGGCAGGTCTGCTCGCCGCGGAGCATGGCATGAAGGTGTTTCTGGTTGCCCGTAGCGCGGACAAGGGACAGGCTGCTGTAGATGATGTGAACCGTCTGAGCGGAAGGGATGATGCGGAGTTGCTGGTATGTGACCTGGCGTCTTTTGCGAGTATTCGCGCGGCGGCCGCGGAACTTAGCTCGCGTTGTGAACGTATAGACGTTCTAATTAACAATGCCGGTGTTGTGACCCTTCGCAGGGAAGAAACCGAGGATGGGTTTGAGCGGCAGCTGGGTGTGAACCATCTGGGGCATTTCCTGTTCACAGGACTGCTGTTCCCGCTGCTCAAGCGGAGTCCGGCGGGCCGCCTGGTCATCATATCTTCAGGCGCGCACAAGATTGGCCGCATGAATTACGGGGACCCCGGCATGAACAAGAGTTATACGGTATGGAACGCCTACGGCCGTTCCAAGATCGCGAACCTCTGGTTCATGAAGGAGCTCGCGGGCCGGTTAAGCGGGACAAGCGTGACCGTGAACGCGGTGCATCCCGGTGCCGTGGCCACACAGCTAGGTGTAGACCGGCGCACAGGCTTCGGCGCGATGGTTCACAAGCTGCTGCGGCCGTTCTTTCAGACGCCGGAGCTGGGCTCAGCAACGGCCGTCTATGTAGCGACTTCCCCGGAGGTTGCGGGCAAGTCGGGGTTGTATTGGTACAAGATGCGGCCGGAGCCCGTGTCCAACCTGGCCGAATCGGCGGAAGAAGCCAAGCGCTTCTGGGCCTGGAGCGAAGAAGCGACCGGCTTCCGATGGGACGCATAA